A window from Gottschalkiaceae bacterium SANA encodes these proteins:
- a CDS encoding glycoside hydrolase family 65 protein, producing MNNNFLMHWDQFNPSENKHIEGAFCQGNGYLSVRASFEEGVQQENQGDVYTRTFSSVTTEKQRHPITKWGTFIPTVMGKHPLLNEVIINLPYFLDFRIWIDNEFVFMNEESVEEFSFVLNMEDGSLSRSFVFRTRTGKCVRVLYERFPSRYCQHLFVQKMEFEALDQAVEINVESGIDTQVTTNGFNHFVKMEKWAEKACIRISGDTDMNQRVHMQSSLTCDGTSILPSDDEFDYDTKLLPQEKMVFEKRSLIWTDHDCDSFDVVREGQKSYEMLVLENRKAWAVLWERSDIQIEGNDRDQLGVRFSIYHLLRSKEELETRTSICAKGFAGEAYYGRYFWDSEIFMLPFYLYTNPIIARNLLLYRYQTLDGARENARRYNCRGARFPWQSATTGSEQCSLWEYADNEVHITADIVYGIWHYYLATGDFKFIEQAGAEIIIETARFWVDRLDCDEAGVYHLWNVMGPDEYTAFNADNTFTNRMVQFNLQKACDVIGLMQEKNREGWEGLKKKIGFLDHEIQIFEECTKGIRIPVNKGSVFIPQSDNFSQYASVALADLWEDRSVPFGFYMTHEKLYRSQVLKQADALSLAMLFRSEFTVEQMENTYEIFEPITTHDSSLSPINHAIIAGWIGKTDHVQKFFDYALSLDFDIQRKGSKDGIHIANCGCIYQFILQTVAGIETAIQNDRESPKSASFFLPDGWKRVSFSMMWRQKHYYVRVDQNGVKIQEV from the coding sequence ATGAATAATAATTTTTTAATGCATTGGGATCAGTTCAATCCAAGTGAAAACAAGCATATAGAGGGAGCCTTTTGCCAAGGGAATGGTTATTTGTCAGTTCGGGCAAGCTTTGAAGAGGGGGTTCAACAGGAAAATCAAGGAGATGTCTATACCCGAACCTTTTCGAGCGTGACTACGGAAAAGCAGAGGCACCCAATTACCAAATGGGGGACCTTTATTCCCACAGTGATGGGGAAGCATCCTTTGCTGAATGAAGTGATCATCAATTTGCCGTACTTTTTGGATTTTCGAATTTGGATCGACAACGAGTTTGTATTTATGAACGAGGAGTCGGTTGAGGAGTTTTCGTTTGTTCTCAACATGGAAGATGGCAGTTTAAGCCGATCGTTTGTTTTTCGGACAAGGACCGGGAAATGTGTGAGGGTATTGTATGAGCGATTTCCAAGCCGGTACTGTCAGCATCTTTTTGTACAGAAAATGGAGTTTGAGGCGCTGGATCAAGCAGTGGAGATTAACGTTGAGTCTGGAATTGATACACAAGTGACTACGAATGGGTTCAATCATTTCGTTAAGATGGAAAAATGGGCAGAGAAAGCGTGTATACGGATTTCCGGGGATACGGATATGAACCAACGCGTTCACATGCAAAGTTCCTTGACCTGCGATGGTACTTCGATCCTGCCTAGCGATGATGAATTTGATTATGACACCAAATTATTGCCACAAGAAAAAATGGTGTTTGAAAAACGTAGTTTGATCTGGACGGACCATGACTGCGATTCTTTCGATGTGGTAAGAGAGGGTCAAAAATCCTATGAAATGCTTGTCCTTGAAAATAGAAAAGCATGGGCGGTCTTATGGGAAAGATCGGATATTCAAATCGAGGGAAATGACCGCGATCAGCTGGGGGTTCGATTCTCGATCTATCATCTTCTGCGCAGCAAAGAAGAGCTGGAAACTCGGACATCCATATGTGCGAAAGGCTTTGCAGGTGAGGCATACTATGGTCGATATTTTTGGGACAGTGAAATCTTCATGCTGCCTTTTTATCTCTATACCAATCCGATTATTGCGAGAAATCTCTTGCTTTATCGGTATCAAACCTTGGATGGTGCCCGGGAGAATGCAAGGCGTTACAATTGCCGGGGAGCGAGATTCCCTTGGCAGTCAGCAACAACGGGAAGCGAGCAATGCTCACTGTGGGAGTATGCGGATAATGAGGTGCATATCACAGCGGATATTGTATATGGAATTTGGCATTACTATTTGGCTACAGGAGATTTTAAATTTATTGAGCAAGCAGGAGCGGAAATCATAATTGAAACGGCCCGATTCTGGGTGGACCGTTTGGACTGTGATGAAGCCGGGGTTTATCATTTATGGAATGTTATGGGACCGGATGAGTATACGGCCTTTAACGCAGACAATACCTTTACTAATCGAATGGTACAATTTAATCTGCAAAAGGCGTGTGACGTCATTGGACTGATGCAAGAGAAAAACCGTGAAGGGTGGGAAGGACTGAAGAAAAAAATTGGATTTCTAGATCATGAGATTCAGATTTTTGAAGAATGTACCAAAGGTATTCGCATTCCCGTAAATAAAGGATCTGTTTTTATTCCCCAGAGTGACAATTTTTCGCAATATGCGTCCGTTGCCCTAGCCGATCTGTGGGAAGATCGAAGTGTGCCTTTTGGCTTTTATATGACCCATGAAAAGTTGTACCGGTCACAGGTGCTGAAACAAGCTGATGCACTATCCCTTGCTATGTTGTTCCGGTCGGAATTTACTGTCGAACAGATGGAAAATACCTATGAGATTTTTGAACCGATTACGACCCATGACTCCTCTCTCTCTCCAATTAATCATGCCATTATAGCGGGGTGGATCGGGAAGACGGATCATGTGCAAAAGTTTTTCGATTATGCGCTTTCCCTGGATTTTGATATTCAGCGGAAGGGTTCCAAAGATGGGATTCATATTGCCAATTGCGGATGCATCTATCAATTTATATTGCAAACCGTAGCAGGGATAGAAACGGCTATTCAAAATGATCGAGAAAGTCCGAAATCAGCGTCATTCTTTCTGCCTGACGGATGGAAGCGTGTGTCATTTTCCATGATGTGGCGACAGAAGCATTATTATGTAAGGGTTGACCAGAATGGAGTCAAAATTCAGGAGGTGTAG
- a CDS encoding mannonate oxidoreductase produces MIETGKDTLDFEMIRERLMACANSSLGKKKIENLQPSDRLDVVLQRQRLTTEAKAILNVQGSVPLYGISGVDQDLNRAEKEYVLQPKELIAIADFMRGCRSMKKFMVDQYHLAPELASYAMNLEEMAELEEEIHQTVGPQGVHPRASKELWRLNRSKDQLEKNIKMRINSFLKRPEMSKLLQDQFVSRRRGRFVVPVKAMNKSKFPGTVVDQSATGSTLFMEPTVMGKLTEELYSIERGIEAEVYQILSTLTGLVMLEERAIRQNIEVMTEYDFAFAKAKLSFEMDGRQPKLHQGERMVIHAGRHPMIEDAVPLHFELGEKARTLVITGPNTGGKTVVLKTLGLFVLMAQAGLHLPVGQGTELPIFKEILVDVGDQQDLTQSLSTFSGHMTNLVRIVNRSNPGVLVLLDEIGTGTDPREGAALGMAILEDLYKQGALTVVTTHYGVLKDFGEQMPGFENARMKFNPETLEPLYQLEMGASGDSNAFWISQELGLKPRVLARAKEMAEHKQHESKDLNLKEVEFKKRKERAAKEKKNYESLTQGDLVRCLDTDEKAIVYMENEKQGTVTVVKDFKERVLPRRRVKRLAKAEDLYPPDYDMSQLFVSFAKRKLEKDISKGRFKNQEELNERFSDLPDLARAYQKAKSKAK; encoded by the coding sequence ATGATAGAAACAGGAAAAGACACCCTAGATTTTGAAATGATTCGCGAGCGCTTGATGGCTTGTGCCAACAGCTCTTTGGGGAAAAAGAAAATCGAAAACTTGCAACCGTCAGATCGATTAGATGTTGTCTTACAACGTCAGCGATTAACAACGGAAGCGAAAGCAATCTTAAACGTACAGGGCTCGGTGCCCCTTTACGGGATCTCAGGCGTTGATCAGGATTTAAATCGCGCCGAGAAAGAGTATGTTTTGCAGCCTAAGGAATTAATTGCCATTGCAGATTTTATGCGCGGATGTCGATCCATGAAAAAATTTATGGTTGACCAATACCATCTAGCGCCAGAGCTGGCCAGTTATGCCATGAATCTGGAAGAAATGGCAGAATTAGAAGAAGAAATTCATCAAACGGTGGGGCCACAAGGGGTGCATCCTCGTGCAAGCAAGGAATTATGGAGATTGAATCGATCCAAGGACCAGTTGGAAAAGAATATCAAGATGCGGATTAATTCCTTTTTAAAGCGACCAGAAATGTCCAAGCTCTTGCAGGATCAATTTGTTAGTCGCAGACGGGGCCGGTTTGTTGTGCCTGTCAAGGCCATGAACAAGTCGAAATTTCCGGGAACGGTTGTGGATCAGAGTGCGACGGGGTCGACCCTCTTTATGGAACCGACTGTCATGGGCAAACTCACGGAAGAACTCTATAGCATTGAGCGCGGAATCGAAGCGGAAGTCTATCAGATCCTTTCGACCTTAACGGGATTGGTCATGCTGGAAGAACGGGCAATTCGACAAAATATCGAAGTGATGACAGAATATGATTTTGCCTTTGCTAAAGCCAAGCTGAGCTTTGAGATGGATGGCAGACAACCAAAACTCCACCAAGGAGAGCGGATGGTCATTCACGCTGGGCGTCACCCCATGATTGAAGATGCCGTGCCCCTTCACTTTGAATTGGGCGAAAAAGCGAGAACATTAGTGATTACAGGACCAAATACCGGTGGCAAGACCGTTGTTTTAAAGACCTTGGGATTGTTTGTTTTAATGGCTCAGGCGGGCCTTCATCTACCAGTGGGTCAAGGAACAGAATTGCCGATTTTTAAGGAGATTTTGGTGGATGTGGGGGATCAACAGGATTTAACACAATCACTGAGTACCTTTTCTGGACATATGACCAACCTGGTTCGCATCGTCAATCGATCGAACCCCGGTGTGCTTGTCCTGCTCGACGAAATTGGAACCGGAACGGATCCGCGTGAGGGTGCAGCTTTGGGCATGGCAATCTTAGAGGATTTGTATAAGCAAGGGGCTTTAACCGTGGTGACAACCCACTATGGGGTGTTGAAAGATTTTGGAGAACAAATGCCGGGTTTTGAAAATGCGCGGATGAAGTTTAATCCTGAGACCTTGGAACCGCTGTATCAATTGGAAATGGGGGCTTCTGGCGATAGCAATGCCTTTTGGATTTCTCAGGAATTGGGATTGAAACCACGGGTCTTGGCTCGTGCCAAGGAAATGGCTGAGCATAAGCAGCACGAATCCAAGGATTTAAACCTTAAAGAGGTGGAATTTAAGAAACGAAAAGAGCGTGCAGCGAAAGAGAAGAAAAATTATGAGTCATTAACCCAAGGGGATTTGGTTCGTTGCTTGGACACTGATGAAAAGGCAATTGTGTATATGGAAAATGAAAAACAAGGAACAGTGACAGTGGTGAAAGATTTTAAGGAGCGAGTCTTGCCCAGACGGCGCGTGAAGCGGCTTGCAAAGGCTGAAGATCTTTACCCACCAGATTATGATATGAGTCAGTTATTTGTTTCATTTGCCAAGCGGAAGTTGGAGAAGGATATATCCAAAGGCCGATTCAAGAATCAGGAGGAGTTGAACGAACGTTTTTCTGATTTGCCTGATCTGGCGCGAGCCTATCAGAAGGCAAAAAGCAAGGCAAAATAA
- a CDS encoding carbohydrate ABC transporter permease has translation MINGVKKVATFLFIFIIVAISVVPFLWVLMASFKGNGDIMSSVAGFPNGLRFSNYQTAFKLAPLVTFYKNSVIVSLLSTALNLIVFSMAAYVVVRCRFRFKKPIIIAFSLALIIPGAALLQPLYNTLTRTHLYDTLTGLIIVYAGLGMPTTFYIMMSYFKTIPYTLEEAAYIDGAGFFRTFVQIILPLARPAFATAGVLQFLFCWNEFQFALTLTGDKMNRTLPIALYYFKSSFASDYGAMFAATVLVTIPSIIIYMLMQKQIISGLVSGSVKG, from the coding sequence ATGATCAATGGAGTAAAAAAAGTAGCAACATTTCTATTTATTTTTATTATTGTGGCTATCTCAGTCGTGCCCTTTTTATGGGTTTTAATGGCTTCCTTTAAAGGGAATGGGGATATTATGTCTTCAGTAGCCGGATTTCCCAACGGACTGCGATTCAGCAATTATCAAACGGCATTTAAGTTGGCGCCTTTAGTGACCTTCTATAAAAACAGTGTGATTGTTTCCTTGCTGTCGACAGCGCTGAATTTGATCGTGTTTTCTATGGCGGCTTATGTGGTGGTACGCTGCAGGTTTCGCTTTAAAAAGCCGATAATCATTGCCTTCTCCTTGGCTTTGATTATTCCAGGGGCAGCGCTGTTGCAGCCCTTGTATAATACACTGACGCGAACCCATTTGTACGACACTTTGACGGGTTTGATTATTGTCTATGCGGGATTGGGGATGCCAACGACCTTCTATATTATGATGAGCTATTTTAAGACAATTCCCTACACCTTGGAAGAAGCGGCGTATATTGACGGGGCGGGATTCTTTCGGACATTTGTTCAAATTATTCTTCCCCTGGCAAGACCTGCCTTTGCAACAGCGGGTGTGTTGCAATTTTTGTTTTGCTGGAATGAATTCCAGTTCGCTCTCACGTTAACCGGCGATAAAATGAACCGAACACTGCCGATTGCATTGTATTATTTTAAGAGTTCATTTGCCAGTGATTATGGCGCGATGTTTGCAGCAACGGTTTTGGTGACGATTCCATCGATTATCATTTACATGTTGATGCAGAAGCAGATTATTTCTGGCTTGGTTTCTGGTTCGGTGAAGGGGTAA
- the tetA(P) gene encoding tetracycline efflux MFS transporter TetA(P) — protein MTSTQQAIKNDKQIKKFCAYGFLKNLKFFEPYLVVYLLGFDLNLFEIGLLYSLREAIMYLFEIPSGIIADHYGKKKELMMCFLFYMASFVFFFIGGSFLIFAIAMFFFGLGEAFRSGTHKAMIYGYLEKKNWFDQKTYVYGRTRSFSLVGSSISALLSIIFVLSLPSLRGLFLIGVIPYLLDFLLIASYPDYLDERRETTLSMGFVFKEGLGSLSVLKQNRQLRGLLLSSSSYDAFFRTIKDYVQPLLLILFVGSIQDQATMQVKVTLGVLYGAMNLASAFASRNVYRLTNQSSPLAWMNRLFDGFGLLIGLIALGVWIQQPIIIMIAFFLLFIMKDMRRPLFVSAAGDLIPKKQRATILSVESQLRALMLIVLAPVFGFLAQQFSLSLLFLGLGLVILIINRWLVSNMTK, from the coding sequence ATGACAAGCACACAACAAGCTATTAAAAATGACAAGCAAATTAAAAAATTCTGCGCCTACGGTTTTCTTAAAAACCTGAAATTTTTCGAACCTTATTTGGTGGTCTATCTGCTGGGATTCGATCTCAATCTATTCGAAATCGGACTCCTTTATTCCCTGCGGGAAGCCATCATGTATCTCTTTGAAATTCCGTCTGGAATCATCGCGGATCATTATGGAAAGAAAAAAGAACTCATGATGTGTTTTCTCTTCTATATGGCATCCTTTGTCTTTTTCTTTATCGGGGGAAGCTTTCTGATCTTTGCCATCGCCATGTTCTTTTTTGGTCTGGGGGAAGCCTTTCGTTCCGGCACCCACAAGGCTATGATCTACGGCTATCTAGAAAAGAAAAACTGGTTTGATCAAAAGACTTATGTCTATGGACGCACCCGATCATTCTCTCTTGTGGGATCGTCCATATCAGCCTTGTTGTCCATCATCTTTGTTTTAAGCCTACCAAGCCTACGTGGTTTATTTCTTATCGGTGTGATTCCTTATCTATTGGATTTTCTTTTAATCGCATCCTACCCCGATTACCTGGATGAGCGACGTGAAACGACACTTTCCATGGGCTTTGTTTTCAAAGAGGGTCTTGGTTCCCTCTCTGTCTTGAAACAGAACCGCCAACTTCGAGGACTCCTCTTGAGTTCTTCCAGCTACGATGCCTTCTTTCGAACCATTAAAGATTATGTTCAGCCCTTGCTATTGATCCTCTTCGTCGGTTCTATACAAGACCAAGCAACCATGCAGGTCAAAGTCACCCTTGGTGTTTTATATGGTGCTATGAATCTGGCTAGCGCTTTCGCATCGCGTAATGTGTATCGGTTAACCAATCAATCTTCTCCTCTGGCCTGGATGAACCGTCTATTCGATGGATTTGGTTTGCTCATAGGATTGATCGCTCTTGGTGTATGGATCCAACAGCCGATCATTATTATGATTGCTTTCTTCTTGCTTTTTATCATGAAGGATATGCGGCGCCCGCTCTTTGTTTCCGCAGCCGGCGATTTAATTCCAAAAAAACAACGCGCAACCATTCTCTCTGTAGAAAGTCAGCTACGCGCTTTGATGCTCATTGTCTTGGCTCCGGTCTTCGGTTTCTTGGCTCAACAATTCAGTCTGTCCCTACTTTTCTTAGGTTTAGGCCTTGTTATTCTGATTATTAACCGCTGGTTGGTATCCAACATGACCAAGTAA
- a CDS encoding sugar ABC transporter permease, producing MRKKNKWISIFLLPGVSIFIFVFMLSILMLVGTSFANWTIGSKITFAGFSNYSTLFTEDPAFIKSMMNTGIWIALQATIHIAIGVLLALLLAKQKWYTSFVRTAFFIPNIISSAALGMLFLSILNPQFGLVNNVMTKLLGEPFVQNWFMDPKTSFFSVTMTWLPYAGLVTILVMAEMASIPKEVYEAASIDGATSMQTDLFVVLPMMKNIIGTATILAATSMLQKLDIIMMTTGGGPGVRTMNMPMYLYRTALTDNNYGLANAQGVILIFLGLLTLITIRKIFKMDQED from the coding sequence ATGAGAAAGAAGAATAAATGGATTTCGATATTCTTGTTACCAGGTGTCAGCATCTTTATTTTTGTTTTTATGCTGTCGATACTGATGCTTGTGGGAACATCGTTTGCGAATTGGACAATTGGGTCAAAGATAACTTTTGCGGGATTCAGTAATTATAGTACTCTATTTACAGAAGATCCGGCATTTATAAAAAGCATGATGAATACGGGGATTTGGATTGCACTGCAGGCTACTATACATATTGCCATCGGTGTTTTGCTGGCCTTGCTCTTGGCGAAACAGAAATGGTATACATCTTTTGTGCGGACCGCTTTTTTTATTCCGAACATTATTTCAAGTGCAGCTCTTGGCATGTTGTTTTTGAGTATTTTGAATCCGCAATTCGGATTGGTGAACAACGTGATGACAAAGCTCCTGGGAGAGCCCTTTGTTCAAAATTGGTTTATGGATCCGAAGACATCATTCTTTTCCGTCACCATGACCTGGCTTCCGTATGCGGGTCTTGTTACGATTTTGGTGATGGCGGAGATGGCGTCAATTCCAAAAGAGGTGTATGAGGCTGCATCGATTGATGGGGCAACGTCGATGCAAACTGATTTGTTTGTCGTGTTGCCGATGATGAAAAACATAATTGGAACGGCAACCATTCTTGCTGCAACCAGCATGTTGCAAAAATTGGACATTATTATGATGACAACGGGCGGCGGACCGGGTGTGCGCACGATGAATATGCCCATGTACTTATACAGAACTGCATTGACAGACAACAATTATGGACTTGCGAATGCGCAGGGTGTGATTTTGATTTTTCTCGGATTGCTGACATTGATCACGATTCGGAAAATATTCAAGATGGATCAGGAGGATTAG
- the pgmB_1 gene encoding beta-phosphoglucomutase → MKAYQVVIFDLDGVIVDTAKYHYRAWKQLAYRLGFEFTEEDNERLKGVSRMDSLEILLEIGNQQELFTESEKEEMAAEKNGRYVESLESLSPSDILPGVLDTIVCLKDKGSRIALGSASKNAVRILTQLDILHLFDEIVDGNCVEKAKPDPEVFLIAAEKTGVRPENCLVFEDAYAGIEAAKRAGMDVIGIGTRRVLANAPRVVSDLRELEV, encoded by the coding sequence ATGAAAGCGTATCAAGTAGTCATATTTGACTTGGATGGCGTTATCGTGGATACAGCAAAGTATCACTATCGGGCATGGAAACAGTTGGCATATCGTTTGGGTTTTGAATTTACAGAAGAAGATAATGAGCGGCTGAAAGGAGTCTCTCGTATGGATTCCCTAGAGATTTTATTAGAAATTGGGAATCAACAGGAGTTGTTTACGGAGAGTGAGAAGGAGGAGATGGCAGCAGAAAAGAATGGTCGTTACGTGGAATCACTTGAGAGTTTGTCTCCTTCGGATATTTTGCCTGGTGTGTTGGACACCATAGTATGTTTGAAAGATAAGGGAAGTCGTATTGCGCTGGGTTCGGCCAGTAAGAATGCGGTGCGAATTTTGACGCAACTGGATATTTTACATCTCTTCGATGAGATTGTAGATGGAAATTGCGTAGAGAAAGCAAAACCGGATCCAGAAGTTTTTTTGATCGCGGCAGAAAAAACAGGTGTGAGACCAGAAAACTGTCTGGTTTTTGAGGATGCCTATGCGGGGATTGAAGCAGCCAAGCGTGCGGGCATGGACGTGATCGGGATTGGTACGAGGCGAGTTCTTGCGAATGCGCCACGGGTAGTTTCGGATCTTCGGGAGCTGGAGGTCTAA
- a CDS encoding carbon-nitrogen hydrolase family protein, which produces MKCTVGVCQMMVVDSAEENLKKAEAMIAEAVQKGVDLVVLPEMFICPYEHEAFKREAQPEGGRVFQNLSRISREYNVYLVAGSVPESDGEEIYNTSYIFDPHGHLIGKHRKIHLFDIDVPGKIQFFESDTLAAGEKITVVDTVFGKIGIAICFDIRFSELFREMAVAGAHVIVVPAAFNQTTGPAHWELTFRMRAVDQQLFMVGCAPALNSNANYHSWGHSLIVNPWGQVMSGLKRQEGLIIETLQLREVGDIRGRLPIMKEYLHH; this is translated from the coding sequence ATGAAATGTACAGTTGGAGTCTGTCAGATGATGGTGGTTGATTCAGCAGAAGAAAACCTGAAGAAAGCGGAAGCGATGATTGCAGAAGCGGTGCAAAAGGGTGTGGATTTGGTTGTTTTACCAGAGATGTTTATCTGCCCCTATGAGCATGAGGCTTTTAAGCGGGAAGCACAGCCGGAAGGCGGCAGAGTTTTTCAAAACCTTTCCCGAATATCGAGGGAATATAATGTGTATTTGGTGGCTGGTTCTGTGCCAGAGTCAGATGGAGAAGAAATCTACAACACCTCCTATATCTTTGATCCCCATGGGCACTTGATCGGAAAGCATCGAAAGATTCATCTCTTTGATATTGATGTGCCTGGGAAGATTCAGTTCTTTGAGTCAGATACTTTGGCAGCTGGAGAAAAAATAACGGTAGTCGATACGGTCTTTGGAAAGATTGGCATTGCCATCTGCTTTGATATTCGATTTTCTGAGTTATTTAGGGAAATGGCTGTTGCTGGAGCCCATGTGATTGTTGTGCCTGCTGCTTTTAACCAAACGACGGGACCGGCTCATTGGGAATTGACCTTTCGAATGCGCGCTGTGGATCAGCAATTATTTATGGTGGGTTGTGCGCCAGCATTGAATTCGAATGCGAATTATCATTCGTGGGGTCACTCACTCATTGTGAATCCGTGGGGTCAAGTGATGAGTGGATTGAAACGTCAAGAGGGTCTGATCATTGAAACCTTGCAATTACGTGAAGTTGGAGACATTCGCGGGCGTCTACCGATTATGAAGGAATACCTTCACCACTAA
- a CDS encoding ABC transporter substrate-binding protein gives MKLNWKKCIASTLLVFLATGLAACTADANESASTGAKGNQTPVEISYATFMVGSHVSAEAEKQIIDEFNEAYEGKIKVVIEELPSDEAYVNKMKALAASKALPDVAIGKQGIRELAIKNGQAVDLMPLLEADPEWKEYIGAGAISYNQADDGKLYSIANAKQLIGYFYNKDMFETAGIQPAKTWDEFMANNEKLKAAGFTPLAMMTGENAWTTNLWLAAMIGTDGEAGHSFMNTTHPESYENASMIQALSMIQTCLQEYTTSDAVGAMYANAANNFLQEKTALIANGPWMVPDFSDTSKAKAGLADRVGVALYPNDGIVAQYEVGYILCSNGKSEEEQAAALEFLKFKTGKRAQEIFLDKSGALPLTANVEISETYKTANPLVAELITISGDAKYGFENIDNTAFSSVVSEFSLNYPDLAYGEITPEEMAAKLTAAVAKSK, from the coding sequence ATGAAACTGAATTGGAAAAAGTGTATCGCTTCAACATTGCTGGTATTTCTTGCGACAGGGCTAGCTGCTTGTACGGCAGATGCCAATGAATCTGCTTCAACGGGGGCAAAGGGAAACCAAACACCGGTTGAAATTAGCTATGCAACCTTTATGGTCGGTTCGCATGTATCCGCAGAAGCAGAAAAGCAAATCATTGATGAGTTCAATGAAGCCTATGAAGGGAAAATCAAGGTTGTTATTGAGGAACTACCAAGCGATGAAGCCTATGTAAATAAAATGAAAGCACTTGCTGCATCGAAGGCGTTGCCCGATGTTGCCATTGGAAAGCAAGGGATTCGCGAATTGGCGATCAAGAACGGTCAAGCGGTTGATTTGATGCCGTTGTTGGAAGCAGATCCAGAATGGAAAGAATATATTGGCGCAGGAGCCATTAGCTACAATCAGGCAGACGACGGTAAGCTTTATTCGATTGCCAATGCGAAACAATTGATTGGATATTTTTACAACAAGGATATGTTTGAAACAGCCGGTATTCAACCCGCGAAAACGTGGGATGAATTTATGGCAAACAATGAAAAATTGAAAGCGGCTGGTTTTACCCCATTGGCTATGATGACCGGCGAGAATGCATGGACAACCAATCTGTGGTTGGCGGCAATGATTGGGACTGACGGTGAAGCGGGCCATTCATTTATGAATACGACGCATCCAGAGTCCTATGAGAATGCTTCTATGATTCAGGCATTGAGTATGATTCAAACCTGCCTGCAAGAGTATACAACTTCGGATGCGGTTGGTGCCATGTATGCGAATGCAGCCAATAATTTTCTTCAAGAAAAGACAGCATTAATCGCCAATGGACCTTGGATGGTGCCAGATTTCTCGGATACGAGCAAAGCAAAAGCAGGCTTGGCTGATCGTGTTGGCGTTGCATTGTATCCAAACGATGGGATTGTTGCGCAATATGAGGTTGGCTACATTCTTTGCTCCAATGGTAAATCTGAAGAAGAACAGGCAGCGGCATTGGAGTTTTTAAAATTCAAAACAGGCAAACGCGCGCAAGAAATTTTCTTGGATAAATCAGGCGCACTTCCGTTGACCGCGAATGTTGAAATCTCGGAAACATACAAAACGGCAAATCCTTTAGTTGCAGAGCTGATCACCATTAGCGGAGATGCAAAGTACGGATTTGAAAATATCGACAATACAGCATTTTCAAGTGTAGTAAGTGAATTTTCCTTGAACTATCCTGATCTTGCGTATGGTGAAATTACACCAGAAGAGATGGCGGCCAAGCTTACCGCGGCTGTCGCAAAAAGCAAGTAG